The region CGCGGCCCCCAACGGAGTCGGCGTAGTCACGGAGACCCAGCGAGAGTTCGGTCTCGGGCGCGCCGCCGCCGGGGAGGACCTTGCCGTCCTCGAGCGTGACGCGCACGACACCCAGGGAGTCCTCGATGGCGCGTTCGACCTCGTCGACGACGTGCTCGGTGCCGCCGCGGAGGATGAGGGTCACTGCTTTGGCGTCCTCGACGTCCTCGACGAAGATCCGCTGGTCGCCCGCGATGTCGCGTTCGGCGACGTTGCCGGCGTAGCCCAGATCCTCTTCGGTGATGTCGTCGAGGTTCGAGACGACGCGTCCGCCGGTCGAGCGCGCGAGCCGGGTGATGTCGCTGGATTTCGCGCGGCGGACGGCGAGGATGCCCTCCTGGGCGAGGTAGTGCTGGGCCATGTCGTCGATGCCCTGCTGGCAGAAGACGACGTCAGCGCCGACGTCGACGAGCTGGTCGACCATGCCCTTCAGCTGCTCCTCTTCTTGGTCCATGAACTGCTGGAGCTGGTCGGGGTCGGTGACGTTGACCTCGGCGTCGATCTCGGTCTCCTTGACCTCCATCGCGGAGTCGAGCAGCGCGACGTTCGCGTCCTCGACGAAGTAGGGCATGTTGTCGTGGACGCGCTCCTTGTCCACGATGACGCCCTCGACGAGCTCGGACTCGTCGACGCTGCCGCCGACGGTCTTCTCGATCGAGACGTTGTCGGTGTCGACGCCGTCCTCGTCGACCACGGCGGTGACGGCCTCGACGACGAGCTCCGAGAGCAGGTCGCGGGCGCTCTCTGCGCCCTTGCCCGTCATCGCGGTCGCGGCGATGTGTTCGAGGGTCTCGGTGTCGTCCTCGTCGACCTCGATCGCGGTCTCCTCGAGGATGTTCTTGGCCTCTTCGGCTGCCTCCCGGTAGCCCTGGGCCAGCGTGGTGGCGTGGATGTCCTGGTCGAGGAGGTCCTCGGCCTCTTCGAGGAGCTCGCCGGCCTCGACGACGGCGGTCGTGGTGCCGTCGCCGACCTCGTCCTCCTGGGTCTCGGCGACCTCCACTATCATGTTCGCCGCGGGGTGCTCGATGTCCATCTCCGAGAGGATGGTCACGCCGTCGTTCGTGACGACGACGTCGCCCGCGTCGGAGACGAGCATCTTGTCCATCCCTTTCGGGCCGAGCGTGGTACGGACGGCCTCCGCGACCGCCTGACCCGCCGTGATGTTCATCGACTGTGCGTCCTTGCCGGACGTTCGCTGCGAGTCGTCCGAGAGTACGATAAGGGGCTGGTTGCCCATCTGCTGAGCCATAGTCACCTACCGATTGAATGGAGTTCTACATAAAAGTAACGGAAGCGTCCGTGCGGATCGCTCCACGTGGCCGCGGTAGTGGGCATGATACCCACCCACAGACCGGACTTATATATTCAAAATCGGTCGAGACCCGCCTGCCGGCGTCGGTAGCCCGCCGGGTCGCGAACCCACGGGGTTCGGCGGTCGCGCTCGGCGTCGAGGTCGAGGTCGAGCGGGTCGGCGGCCGCGTGGCCGGGACAGTCGACGCCGCACTCGGCGGCCGGGTGGACGAATCGACCCTTCCACTCGCAGAAGGGGAGGTCACGCGCGCCCGCGTACTCGCCCGCCGCGGCGTTCGCACACGCCGGGGCGTCGTAGGTCCGCCAGCCCTTGCCGTAGGCCCGTTCGGCGATCCGTCGCCGGAGCCGTGCCTTCTCGACGGGGCTCGCGGTCCGGATCTCGGTCCGGGTCGGTTCCCGACCGACCGGCTCGACCCCCGGTTCGTCGGGCGCGAGCGGGGTCGGCTCGCGGACCACCTCGTCGATCCCGTTCTCCTGATCGAACCGCCAGACCCCGACCTCGTCCGGGATCCGATGCAGGTGGGCCCCGGTGACGTGGGAGGCGGTCGCGAGCACGACCGCGTCGAACGCGCCGAGGCTCACGTCGGTCCGGAGCTGCCGTTCGAGGTCCCCTGGGTTGCCGAGGTCGGGTTTGTTCTCGATGCCCACCAGCTCCCCGAACCAGTGCTCGGGATAGCGCACCGCCCGCCGGACGTACTCCCGGCCGTGACGGCGTTCGGACTCGAAGAAGCCGGTCTCGACGGCACGGTCGGTGGCCTCGCGGGCGCGCTCGGGATGACAGTCGAAGCAGTCCTTCCAGTAGCGCGCCTCGCCCACACCCACCCGACTCTCGATGGCGGCGTCGGGGACCGTTCCGGCCGTGAGCCGGGTTCGATCCTCGAACTCCGGACCGGGCTCGACGCGGACGACATCCATCACGCGCGTCCCCGCGAGGCTGGCCCCGAGCTGTCGGCTCACGACCCCGTCGAAGTCGGCTTCGAGGTGGGCACAGACCGCCAGCTCGAACGCGAACTCGCGCACACCGGATCCACGACCCCGGACGACAAAAGCGACGCGTCGAACTCAGACGCCGAGCGCCTCGGCGAGCTCGTCGAGGGTTTCGATCGTGAGGTCGGGGTCGCCGGCGAAACCGTCCCACGGCGAGCCCTTCCTATCGACCCACACGGCCTGGTTGCCGGCGTGCATCGAGCCCAGAACGTCGAACCAGCCGGCGGCGACGTGGGCTGTCTCCTCGACCGGCGTCCCGGTTCGGGCGGCGGCGTGACGGTAGACCGCCGAATCGGGTTTGAAGGTGGATATCTCGTCGGCGCTGATGGTGTCCTCGATGACGTCGCCGATCTCCGCGGCCTCCACGAGCGAGTCGAGCATAGCGGGGTTCCCGTTCGAGAGCACGTAGCAGTCGTAGCCGCCGTCGCGGAGGCGCTCGATGCCGTCGCGGACGTCGTCGAAGACGTCGAGGTCGTGGTACTGTTCGAGGATCGTCTCGCGCGCCGACTCGTCGAGGTCGACGTCGTGGGCGGCGAGCGCGTATTCGAGCGCGTCGCGGTTGATGTCGTAGAACGGCTTGTAGGCGTCGACGTGGTTCGCGACGTAGGTGTAGGCGAGCGAGCGCGAGCGCCAGAGGGTCGAGACGGGTTCGGGCTCGGCGACGTGGTCGGCGAGCGCACGCTCGACCGCCTCGACGTCGACGAGCGTGCCGTAGGAGTCGAAGGTCACCGTCGTCACCGGGTCGGGGTCGAAGGTCATGCCCGATCCAGTGGGTCGCGGCGTTTCAACCCTCGCCGGACATGCCCGCCCGCGAGCCCAAGGCCCCGGTGGCTCGCTCCCCGCCGATGGGATCACAGCCGCGCTCGGTTTCGACGACCCCGAGGTTGCCGTCGAGCGTCACCCGGAGCGCCTCGCCGTCGAGTCGAATCGAGACGTCGAGTTCCCACGGGTCGGCCGATCGGACCGTCACGACGTCGTGACTCACGCACCACGCGTGGTGCCAGAACGGCGTCGTACAGAGCTCGACCCCGTGGTCGTGGTGGAAGGCGACCACCGCCGAGTGGTCGAGCAGCCGGAGCCCCACGGTCGAGGGGATGGCGTGGTGACACTGACGACACTCGTGGACGACGCCGGTGAGGCGGTCGTCGTCGCGCTCGAACCCGGTCTCCATCCGGCCGCCGCACTCGGGACACACCCCGTCGGCCGCGAGACAGTGGAGGTGGCGCACCCGCTGGTCGAACGCCGCCAGGACCTCCTCGCGGGTGCGGTCGTTCAGCCCGCCCGGCGGGAACGGTGCGTGACCGTGGCGCGTCCCGCAGTCGGGACACGCCACCGTGAGGCGCTCGTCGGCGTAACGCGCCCGGATGTCGCCCCCGCAGGCGACGCAGGTCCCGTCCACCGCGAACGACTCGATGCGGGGGTCCTCGGTGAACGAACCCTCGAGGATCGCCCGGACGACCTTCTGGCCGGCGTGGCGGAACTCGTAGCCGCCCTCGACCTTCCGGACGAACTGGCCCGTGAGCTGTCCCAGGTGGTAGTTGAACTGCGCGCTGTCGTCCATCCCGACCGCCCGCCGGAGCGCCGAGAAACTCACCGGGGCCTCCGGCGCGCGCCAGAGCGCTTCGAGGATCGCCAGCCGTGACTCGTTGGCGACCACCGAGAACGCCTCCGCCGGCGGGAGGCAGTCCTCGCACGCCAGGATCGTTCGTTCGCTCATACCACGATGTACGGACTCGGCTGACAAAGCCGTTGCCTGAACCACGTTTTTGTATTTTGATTGTCAAGAAAGCGAAAGCGCGTCTTTATGGAATGTTTGTCCAGCCAGCGAAACGAGCACGATTACTATTCCCGACGCAACTGAGAACCGCTACTGCCCCGCATCAGCCACATACCTCCCCAGCCGACTGCGCTCCTCGTTCGCTCCCGATGGTCGCTCTCTGCGGTGCTCATCCACTGGCAGAGCTTTGCTCTGCCAAGCCCGCGCTCGCGTTGCTCGCGCGGACCTCGCACAGTGTCCGCGGTCGCGCGCTCACTGTAGCTCACGGGTCGCTCCGCTCACGGCTTCCTGCGGTCGCCGTTCGCGTCGTGGTCGTTCGAGAGAGCAAAGCTCTCTGGTGATCGTCAAAAGAGTCTCCGACTCTTTTGGACCTCGCGGAGCTTCGCTCCGCTCAGTGACGAAAATCGGAGATTTTCGAACCACCTCCCGGNGACTCTTTTGGACCTCGCGGAGCTTCGCTCCGCTCAGTGACGAAAATCGGAGATTTTCGAACCACCTCCCGGTGGTCGGCCACGCCCCGCTCCCCGTTCGCATCGAGGTTCTCGCGTGGCTCGAACCTCGCCGTTCGCACACGACCGCGAGCGCGCGCCAACAGCAACCACCACAACCGCACCGCCGCCACCGTAACCGCACCGCCCTGGATTGGCGGTCGTATCGAGCATCAGGACTGCCGGCGGCTCCGCCATGCCCCGGAGTGTCAGGGGTGGATCATAGTCGGTTCCCCGTCGATGACCGGCGCTTTCACCCCGTAGGACGCCGGTTCGTGGCCGTCGCGCGAGGAACAGCAGATTTATCAACGGTTCGGGCGTACCCATCCTATTCCTTTCGAGATGACACGGAACCACCAACAACCGGAGGTGAACATCGGGCTGGTCGGCCACGTCGACCACGGCAAGACGACCCTCGTCGAGGCCCTCTCGGGCTCGTGGACCGACCAGCACTCCGAGGAGATGAAGCGCGGTATCTCCATCAGACTCGGCTACGCCGACGCGACCTTTCGGCGCTTCCCGGACCGCGACGCCCCCGAGTGCTACACGGTGGCCGAGACCGACGAGAACGGCGTCGAGAGCGAACCCCTCAGGACGGTGTCGTTCGTCGACGCCCCGGGCCACGAGACCCTGATGGCGACGATGCTGTCGGGCGCGTCGCTGATGGACGGCGCAGTGCTCGTCGTGAGCGCCACCGAAACCGTCCCCCAGGCCCAGACCCAGGAACACCTGATGGCGCTGGATTCGATCGGGATCGACAACATCGTGATCGCCCAGAACAAGGTCGACCTCGTCGATGCCGACCGCGCGCGCCGGAACTACGAGGAGATCCAGGAGTTCGTCTCCGGCACCGTGGCCGAGGGCGCGCCGGTGGTTCCGGTGAGCGCGGGCCAGGAGGCGAACCTCGACATCCTGATCCAGGCGATCGAAGAGGAGATCCCCACGCCGGAACGCGACCCGGATTCCGACGCCCGCCTCCACGTCGCCCGGAGCTTCGACATCAACAGGCCGGGAACCCACGCCGACGAACTGCTGGGTGGGGTGCTCGGCGGCAGCCTCGTCGCGGGCGAGATGAACGTCGGCGACGAGCTCGAACTCCGGCCGGGACGGGAGGTCGAACACGGTGGCGAGACCGAGTGGCAGCCGATCGCCACCGACATCCGGTCGCTCCAGGCCGGCGGCGAGTCGGCGGAGACCGTGACACCGGGCGGGCTGCTCGGCGTCGGGACGGGGCTCGACCCGAGCCTCACGAAGGGCGACGGGCTGGCGGGACAGATCGCCGGGCCGCCGGGGTCGCTCCCGCCGACCCGCGAGGACTTCACGATGGACGTCTCGCTGCTCGACCGGATCGTCGGCGAGGACGAGGCGATCGAACCCGTCTCGACGGGCGAGCCCCTGATGCTCACCGTCGGTACCGCGACCACGGTGGGGGCGGTGACGAGCGCGCGCGAGGACGAGTGTGAGGTCTCGCTGAAGCGGCCGGTCTGTGCGGCCGAGGGCACCCAGATCGCCATCAACCGCCGGGTCGGCGCGCGGTGGCGGCTCATCGGCATCGGAACGCTCACGGGATGAGGGTCCTGATGGACACCAACGCGCTGATGATGCCGATCGAATGCGACGTTCGGGTGTTCGACGAGCTCGAACGGCTCCTGACGAACCCCGAACTCCTCGTCCCGCGCGCCGTGCTCGACGAACTCGACGAGCTCGCGGGCTCACACGGCGAGGAGGCCGTCGCGGCGAGCGTCGGTCGCGACCTCGCCGAACGGTGCTCGCCGCTCGATCATCAAGAGGAGTACGCCGACGACGCCTGCGTTGAGCTCGCGACCGACCGTCGGTGCGACCTCGTCTGCACCAACGACCGCCCGCTGCGCGACCGCCTGCTGGAAACCGGCGTCCCGGTCATCGGAGCCCGGGGCAACACCCTCACGATCACGGAGTCATAAATGTACAAACGAGTCAGACTCACCGACACGATCGAAGTACCGCCACACCTGCTCGCCGACGTCTCGTCGACCATGGTGAAACACCTCCTCCAGGACAAGCTCGAGGGCCGCCTCGACGAGGAGGTCGGGAGCATCGTGAGCGTCACCGAGGTCCACGACATCGGCGACGGGCGCGTGCTGCCGGGTCGCCGGGGTCACGAAGGGTCGGTCTACTACGAGGCCGACTTCGACGCGATCACCTTCGACCCCCAGATGCAGGAGGTCATCGACGGCGAAGTGGTCGAGATCGTGAGTTTCGGCGCGTTCGTCGGGATCGGTCCCATCGACGGTCTGCTCCACGTCTCACAGATCAGCGACGAGTATCTCGCCTACGACGAGGAGGGCCAGATGCTCGCCTCGCGCGAGTCGAACCAGACCCTCGGGGTGGGCGACGCGGTGCGCGCGCGGATCGTCACCAAGAGCATCGACGAGCGCAACCCACGCGACTCGAAGATCGGGTTGACCGCGAAACAAGTGGGACTCGGCAAACACGGCTGGCTCCGCGAGGAGCGCGAGGCCGCCGCGGCGGGTGAGTGAGCGTGGCGACCAGACGCGTCTGCCGCGAGTGCCACCGGGTGCTCGACTCGCCCGACCAGCAGACCTGTCCCGCCTGCGGCTCGTCGAGCCTCACCGAGGACTGGGCGGGCTACGTGGTGATCGCCCACCCCGAGACCAGCGAGATCGCCGCCGAGATGCAGGTCACCGAACCCGGTCGCTACGCGCTGAAGGTCCGCTGACGTGACCGACCACGGCACGAACGAGGATATCGACACCGACGAATCGGGCGTGGTTCTCACCCTTCCCGACGAACTCCGCGGCGCGTTCAAAGAGCCGTTCGGGCCGGTCTTCACCGACGACGAGCGACTCGTGGCGGCACTCGGCGAACCAGTCATCGTCGTCGGCGACGTCGTGACCCGTCACCTCACACGGGCGGGTGTTCGGCCCGACCTCGCGGTCGTGGATTGGGTCACCGAACGCGAGACGCTCCCGGACGACGAACAGCCGGATATCGAGGGCTACGAGCGTCGAATCGACCTCGAGAACCCGGCGGCGGGACTGGCCGAGGACCTGCTCCACGCGCTCCGTAACGGGATCGGGCACGACGAGACGGCCGTCGTCGTGGTCGACGGCGAGGAGGACCTCGCGGCGCTGCCGGCGTTCGCCATCGCACCCGAGGGAGCGAGCGTGGTCTACGGCCAACCGGGTGAGGGCATGGTTCACGTCGAGATCGACGCCGAGATCCGCGAGCACGCGCGCGGCCTCCTCTCGCGGATGGACGGCGACCACGACCGGGCGCGGCGCGCGCTCGGCCTCGAATAGCGCCCACGAGTTCGGGACGGGGTACGAACACGCGGCGCAGTTATCTTCACGAACGATCACTGTGGAGTATGAGGCTCGTTCAGATACTGGTCCCCGAGGGGGCGCGCGAGTCGATCGTGGACTCGCTCGACGACGAGGGGATCGACTACGCGATGTGGGAGGAGACCGGGCGGGGCGACTTCGAGGCCGTGATCTCCTTTCCGGTGCCGACCGGCGGCGTCGAGCCGGTTCTCTCGCGCCTCCGTGACGAGGGGCTCGAAGAGAACGCTTACACGATCGTTCAATCCACCGAAACGGTCGTCTCGCGCCGGATCGACGACCTCCGCGAGCGGTACACCGATCTCCGCATCTCGCGCGACGAACTCGTCGCACGGGCCGCCGAGCTCGCGCCGGAGACCTCGACGTTCTTCATCTTTCTCGTGGTGAGCACGCTCATCGCGACGGCGGGGCTCCTGCTCGACTCGACGGCGACCATCATCGGCGCGATGGTGATAGCGCCGCTGATGGGACCGGCGATCTCGGCGAGCGTCGGGACGGTGCTCGCGAGGGACGACATGGCCTCGCGCGGGCTGATGCTCCAAACGACCGGGCTGGCGGCCGCGGTCGCGACGGGTGCGCTCTTCGGACTCCTACTGAAGGAGACCGTCCTCCTCCCGCCGGTCGACATCCGTACCATCCCGCAGGTCGCCGAACGGACTTCGCCGAACTTCCTCTCGCTGTTCTTGGCACTCGGATCGGGCATCGCAGGTGCCGTGAGCCTCATTCGGGGGGCCGGGTCGGCGCTCGTCGGCGTCGCGATCGCGGTGGCGCTCATCCCGCCGGCCGCCACCGCGGGGCTCGGGCTCGCGTGGGGCTATCCGGGGGTCACGGTCGCCGCGGGCGTGCTCGTGCTGGTGAACCTGCTCGCGGTCAACCTCGCGGCGCTCGTGCTGTTCTGGCTCGCCGGCTACCGCCCGGAGCTCGGGACGTACGCGGCCCAAACCCGCCGTCGGGTCCGGACGCACGTCGCGGCCGTCGTGTTCGGGATCGCGGTGCTCTCGGTCGTGCTCGGGCTCGTCACGTGGGCCTCCTTCGAGATCGGAACCGTCGAGTACACGACGAACGACGAGGTCGAAGCGATGTTCGACGACGGCCGGTTCGACGAACTCCAGTTCGGGTCGGCGAGCGTCGAGTACACCATCGCGGACGTGTTCCTCGGCACCCCGGCGTCGGTGAACGTCGTCGCCGAACACGGACCCAACACACGGATCCCACCCGGCGTCGCCCAGGGGATCGACGACCGGTTGACGAACGAAACCGGTCGGTCGGTCGCCGTCGACGTCGTGTTCGTCAGAGGACAGCGTTCGACCGCGTAGACGAACCGGCCCCCCGCCGTCCGTCACCGAACCCCGACGACCGACACACCTACACCCCGCACGACCGGAGGGTCCGTGATGGATCATCGACCACTCGGTTCGACCGGTCACGACGTCTCGGAAGTCGGGTACGGCACCTGGAACATCGGGGGAAGCTGGGGCGACGTGACCGACGAGGAGGGCCACGCGGCCATCGAGGCGGCGCTCGACGAAGGGGTGACGTTCCTCGACACCGCCGACGTCTACGGCGACGGCCGGAGCGAACGCCTCATTCGGGAGGTGCTCGACGAGCGGGACGAGGAACCGACGGTGGCGACGAAGGCCGGTCGGCGGCTCGACCCCCACGAGGCCGAGGACTACGACCTCGAACACCTCCGTGGGTTCGTCGACCGGAGCCGCGAGAACCTCGGTCAGGAGACCCTCGACCTGCTCCAGCTCCACTGCCCGCCGACCGAGGCCTACTACCAGCCCGAGACGTTCGAGGCGCTCGACATCCTCGTCGAGGAGGACCGGATCGCCCACTACGGCGTCAGCGTCGAACGGATCGAGGAGGGGCTGAAGGCCATCGAGTATCCCGGCGTCGAGACGGTGCAGGTCATCTTCAACCCGTTCCGGCAGCGCCCCGCCGAGGAACTGCTCGCGGCGGCCGACCGCGAGGACGTCGGGATCGTCGTACGCGTCCCGCTCGCCTCGGGCCTCCTCACCGGGGCCATCGACGCGGACACCGACTTCGAGGAGAACGACCACCGCAACTTCAACCGCGAGGGCGAGGCGTTCGACGTCGGCGAGACCTTCGCGGGCGTACCATTAGAAGAGGGCGTCGCGGCCGTCGAGGACCTTCAGCGAGTCGTTCCCGAGGAGCTCACGCTCGCGCAGTTCGCGCTCCGCTGGATCCTCGACTTCGAGGCGGTCTCTACGGTGATCCCGGGCTCGACCAGCCCCGAGCACATCGCCGACAACGTCGCGGCGAGCGACGCCGACCAGTTGAGCCACGAGCGCCACGGGGCAACGCGGGACGTCTACGACGGTCGGATCGCCGAGCACGTCCACCAGCGGTGGTAGTCCGTCGGAATGGACGGGCTCACCGAGCCCGAAACCCTGCGTGACCGCGACGACGTCGAGTTCGTCGACGCCCCGCCGGCGGAGCACGAGGACCACTTCGAACGGTACGAATCCATCGCGGGAGTGGTAGTCGCGGGCGTCACCGACGACCGGGGTCGATTACTCGTGCTCGAACACGACCAGCACGGAATACCGCTGCTCCCCTAGGCCGAGGTCGGTCACGACGAGGAGTGGGTCGCGGCCGCTCGCGAGGCAGTCGCGACGTGGACCGGCGTCGAGGTCACCATCGGCGAACCGGTTCGGGTTCGACACCACACCTACCGCTCGGGGATGGGTGCGGAGACGACGGGCCACGACGTGGTGTTCGCCGGGAGTCCGGAAAGCGACGGGAGGAGCGCGGATGCCGACCACGACTGGACCGCCGCGTGGCGCGACACCGCGAACCTCGCCCTTCCGGACGACCCGGACAACGACGTGCTGAACGACGTCCGGCTGTTCGTCGAATAGTTCGCTGAACGCCGTGAGACCCGGGCGGCCAACACGAAATCCTTTTTGCCGTTTCAGGGAGAAGGTGGGGTAATGGAAATAGAGATCACCGCGGAGGAGGAGAACCCGATGCTCCACCGCACCGACGTGCGGTTCGAACTCATCCACGACCAGGAGACGCCGTCGCGGCTCTCCGTGCGCGACAGCCTCGCCGCGCGGCTCAACAAGGACGCCGGCGAGGTCGTGATCCACGAACTCGACACCAAGTTCGGGATGCGCCGAACCCTCGGCTACGCCAAGGTCTACGAGTCCTCGGCGGACGCCCTCGAAGTCGAGCAGGCCTACATGCTCGAACGCAACAAGATCGCGGGCGACGGGGACGACGTCGAAGCGGAGGAGGCCTAATGTCCCGTTCGGACCTCTACAACGACGACGGCACCACCGACCGCGAGCAGTGTCCCCGGTGTGGCGACGCGTTCCTCGCCGACCACGGCGACCGCTCGCACTGCGGTCGGTGTGGCTACACCGAGTGGAACTGAGGCGATGTGTCGGGCCGGCGCGGGCGGCATCGTGAACGGACGAACGAGAACGGGGGCGTGAGCGGGCGGATGCGCGTTCTCGGTATCG is a window of Halococcus hamelinensis 100A6 DNA encoding:
- a CDS encoding 30S ribosomal protein S24e, which encodes MEIEITAEEENPMLHRTDVRFELIHDQETPSRLSVRDSLAARLNKDAGEVVIHELDTKFGMRRTLGYAKVYESSADALEVEQAYMLERNKIAGDGDDVEAEEA
- a CDS encoding aldo/keto reductase, with protein sequence MDHRPLGSTGHDVSEVGYGTWNIGGSWGDVTDEEGHAAIEAALDEGVTFLDTADVYGDGRSERLIREVLDERDEEPTVATKAGRRLDPHEAEDYDLEHLRGFVDRSRENLGQETLDLLQLHCPPTEAYYQPETFEALDILVEEDRIAHYGVSVERIEEGLKAIEYPGVETVQVIFNPFRQRPAEELLAAADREDVGIVVRVPLASGLLTGAIDADTDFEENDHRNFNREGEAFDVGETFAGVPLEEGVAAVEDLQRVVPEELTLAQFALRWILDFEAVSTVIPGSTSPEHIADNVAASDADQLSHERHGATRDVYDGRIAEHVHQRW
- a CDS encoding translation initiation factor IF-2 subunit gamma; the encoded protein is MTRNHQQPEVNIGLVGHVDHGKTTLVEALSGSWTDQHSEEMKRGISIRLGYADATFRRFPDRDAPECYTVAETDENGVESEPLRTVSFVDAPGHETLMATMLSGASLMDGAVLVVSATETVPQAQTQEHLMALDSIGIDNIVIAQNKVDLVDADRARRNYEEIQEFVSGTVAEGAPVVPVSAGQEANLDILIQAIEEEIPTPERDPDSDARLHVARSFDINRPGTHADELLGGVLGGSLVAGEMNVGDELELRPGREVEHGGETEWQPIATDIRSLQAGGESAETVTPGGLLGVGTGLDPSLTKGDGLAGQIAGPPGSLPPTREDFTMDVSLLDRIVGEDEAIEPVSTGEPLMLTVGTATTVGAVTSAREDECEVSLKRPVCAAEGTQIAINRRVGARWRLIGIGTLTG
- a CDS encoding winged helix-turn-helix domain-containing protein; this translates as MSERTILACEDCLPPAEAFSVVANESRLAILEALWRAPEAPVSFSALRRAVGMDDSAQFNYHLGQLTGQFVRKVEGGYEFRHAGQKVVRAILEGSFTEDPRIESFAVDGTCVACGGDIRARYADERLTVACPDCGTRHGHAPFPPGGLNDRTREEVLAAFDQRVRHLHCLAADGVCPECGGRMETGFERDDDRLTGVVHECRQCHHAIPSTVGLRLLDHSAVVAFHHDHGVELCTTPFWHHAWCVSHDVVTVRSADPWELDVSIRLDGEALRVTLDGNLGVVETERGCDPIGGERATGALGSRAGMSGEG
- a CDS encoding DUF5787 family protein, encoding MREFAFELAVCAHLEADFDGVVSRQLGASLAGTRVMDVVRVEPGPEFEDRTRLTAGTVPDAAIESRVGVGEARYWKDCFDCHPERAREATDRAVETGFFESERRHGREYVRRAVRYPEHWFGELVGIENKPDLGNPGDLERQLRTDVSLGAFDAVVLATASHVTGAHLHRIPDEVGVWRFDQENGIDEVVREPTPLAPDEPGVEPVGREPTRTEIRTASPVEKARLRRRIAERAYGKGWRTYDAPACANAAAGEYAGARDLPFCEWKGRFVHPAAECGVDCPGHAAADPLDLDLDAERDRRTPWVRDPAGYRRRQAGLDRF
- the thsA gene encoding thermosome subunit alpha; this encodes MGNQPLIVLSDDSQRTSGKDAQSMNITAGQAVAEAVRTTLGPKGMDKMLVSDAGDVVVTNDGVTILSEMDIEHPAANMIVEVAETQEDEVGDGTTTAVVEAGELLEEAEDLLDQDIHATTLAQGYREAAEEAKNILEETAIEVDEDDTETLEHIAATAMTGKGAESARDLLSELVVEAVTAVVDEDGVDTDNVSIEKTVGGSVDESELVEGVIVDKERVHDNMPYFVEDANVALLDSAMEVKETEIDAEVNVTDPDQLQQFMDQEEEQLKGMVDQLVDVGADVVFCQQGIDDMAQHYLAQEGILAVRRAKSSDITRLARSTGGRVVSNLDDITEEDLGYAGNVAERDIAGDQRIFVEDVEDAKAVTLILRGGTEHVVDEVERAIEDSLGVVRVTLEDGKVLPGGGAPETELSLGLRDYADSVGGREQLAVEAFADAIDIIPRTLAENAGLDPIDSLVDLRSQHDAGNTTTGLDAYTGEVVDMEADGVVEPLRVKTQAIESATEAAVMILRIDDVIAAGDLKGGQTGDDDDGGPPAGGAPGGMGGMGGMGGMGGMGGMGGMM
- a CDS encoding haloacid dehalogenase type II — protein: MTFDPDPVTTVTFDSYGTLVDVEAVERALADHVAEPEPVSTLWRSRSLAYTYVANHVDAYKPFYDINRDALEYALAAHDVDLDESARETILEQYHDLDVFDDVRDGIERLRDGGYDCYVLSNGNPAMLDSLVEAAEIGDVIEDTISADEISTFKPDSAVYRHAAARTGTPVEETAHVAAGWFDVLGSMHAGNQAVWVDRKGSPWDGFAGDPDLTIETLDELAEALGV
- a CDS encoding DNA-directed RNA polymerase; translation: MYKRVRLTDTIEVPPHLLADVSSTMVKHLLQDKLEGRLDEEVGSIVSVTEVHDIGDGRVLPGRRGHEGSVYYEADFDAITFDPQMQEVIDGEVVEIVSFGAFVGIGPIDGLLHVSQISDEYLAYDEEGQMLASRESNQTLGVGDAVRARIVTKSIDERNPRDSKIGLTAKQVGLGKHGWLREEREAAAAGE
- a CDS encoding GTP-dependent dephospho-CoA kinase family protein, with the translated sequence MTDHGTNEDIDTDESGVVLTLPDELRGAFKEPFGPVFTDDERLVAALGEPVIVVGDVVTRHLTRAGVRPDLAVVDWVTERETLPDDEQPDIEGYERRIDLENPAAGLAEDLLHALRNGIGHDETAVVVVDGEEDLAALPAFAIAPEGASVVYGQPGEGMVHVEIDAEIREHARGLLSRMDGDHDRARRALGLE
- a CDS encoding 30S ribosomal protein S27ae, coding for MSRSDLYNDDGTTDREQCPRCGDAFLADHGDRSHCGRCGYTEWN
- the spt4 gene encoding transcription elongation factor subunit Spt4 produces the protein MATRRVCRECHRVLDSPDQQTCPACGSSSLTEDWAGYVVIAHPETSEIAAEMQVTEPGRYALKVR
- a CDS encoding PIN domain-containing protein, translated to MDTNALMMPIECDVRVFDELERLLTNPELLVPRAVLDELDELAGSHGEEAVAASVGRDLAERCSPLDHQEEYADDACVELATDRRCDLVCTNDRPLRDRLLETGVPVIGARGNTLTITES
- a CDS encoding TIGR00341 family protein yields the protein MRLVQILVPEGARESIVDSLDDEGIDYAMWEETGRGDFEAVISFPVPTGGVEPVLSRLRDEGLEENAYTIVQSTETVVSRRIDDLRERYTDLRISRDELVARAAELAPETSTFFIFLVVSTLIATAGLLLDSTATIIGAMVIAPLMGPAISASVGTVLARDDMASRGLMLQTTGLAAAVATGALFGLLLKETVLLPPVDIRTIPQVAERTSPNFLSLFLALGSGIAGAVSLIRGAGSALVGVAIAVALIPPAATAGLGLAWGYPGVTVAAGVLVLVNLLAVNLAALVLFWLAGYRPELGTYAAQTRRRVRTHVAAVVFGIAVLSVVLGLVTWASFEIGTVEYTTNDEVEAMFDDGRFDELQFGSASVEYTIADVFLGTPASVNVVAEHGPNTRIPPGVAQGIDDRLTNETGRSVAVDVVFVRGQRSTA